The proteins below come from a single Chryseobacterium nepalense genomic window:
- a CDS encoding leucine-rich repeat domain-containing protein — MKKLFFSVPLIIFLQAKAQIDPVKYPTYTNIDDALKSGKTVYSMSFRGKTMFNLPVEIQKFDSVFFLNLMENKFEKMDESIFKLKELTILNLNENSIKYIPDEIAELQKLESFSINLNNLTSINPNLGKLKKLKTIHLDANNLNVFPEALLEIPGLEEINLQGNQISFIAKDLDKIKNLRSLNLSSNQINDLGKLEFPQQLKYLELQQNSIAQLPEGLFKSKQLEFLNLSQNNIREISPKVKGLKNMVSMNLANNQLTDLPPEFSELKNLKTLILTGNPIKKSILEKLKKMIPQTQIYF, encoded by the coding sequence ATGAAAAAGTTATTTTTTTCTGTTCCGTTAATCATTTTTTTACAGGCAAAAGCACAGATTGATCCTGTAAAATACCCAACATATACCAATATAGATGATGCGTTGAAAAGTGGAAAAACAGTTTACAGCATGAGTTTTCGGGGGAAAACAATGTTTAATCTTCCTGTTGAAATTCAGAAGTTCGATTCTGTTTTCTTTCTGAATCTGATGGAAAATAAATTTGAGAAAATGGACGAATCTATCTTTAAACTGAAAGAGCTTACGATTTTGAACCTCAATGAAAACAGCATCAAATATATTCCCGATGAAATTGCAGAACTTCAGAAACTTGAAAGTTTTTCCATTAATTTAAATAATCTGACCAGTATCAATCCAAATTTAGGTAAGCTTAAAAAGTTAAAAACCATTCATCTTGATGCCAATAATCTGAACGTTTTTCCGGAAGCATTACTGGAAATTCCGGGACTGGAAGAAATTAACCTGCAGGGAAACCAAATCAGCTTCATTGCTAAAGATTTAGATAAAATTAAAAACCTGAGATCATTAAATTTATCTTCCAATCAGATTAATGATCTGGGAAAACTGGAATTTCCGCAACAGTTGAAATATCTTGAATTACAACAAAATTCTATTGCTCAGTTGCCCGAGGGTTTATTTAAATCTAAACAACTGGAATTTTTAAATCTAAGCCAGAACAACATCAGGGAAATCTCCCCTAAAGTCAAAGGGCTAAAAAATATGGTAAGTATGAATCTGGCCAATAATCAACTTACTGATCTGCCTCCGGAATTTTCTGAGTTGAAAAATCTTAAAACCTTAATATTAACGGGCAATCCGATAAAAAAATCAATCCTTGAAAAACTAAAGAAAATGATTCCGCAAACGCAGATTTACTTTTAA
- a CDS encoding cytochrome-c peroxidase has translation MKFYSLIVLFVLLGFAVMSFNPSHKGFKNENSVIHEGLSDFKTRLSQLKSDAYGFSENKITLEDLRKTLKETRNSFKEIEFYVAYHYPEFTKTHLNAAPLFHIEAAGTTSYTLPPEGLQVLDELVFSDEAETKKEEIKTIADFLFNSYSSFYLSSLKNGLSKGSNKTLPLRIELIRIYSLGVTGFDTPGSLNISEETLHAFSGMEKYIQDDPYFKNYNTEKADQLFSAGITYLSENKEFETFDRIEFYKKYIQPLYRELGSWDGRTDDLKEFSGWNPGSKDFFSSDFLDPYFYTLLKKDEDNEALRKLGKQIFYDQNVSGNGKMSCATCHLPENAFTDLKSKSPSNVDGKTVLRNSPTLYNAVFAKRFFYDLRAFYLEQQAEHVIYNKDEFNTSYDNIIKKINADPEYKKAFKKAFKKGNINRENFSKALSSYVASLYSYDSDFDKFMRSEKEISDDAKNGFNLFMGKANCATCHFAPNFSGLVPPFFNENESEVLGITAKPIDQKPLELDADKGRVNSPVKKENSWIYENSFKTVTVRNIALTKPYFHNGAFNSLEEVLEFYNEGGGEGLGLKMKNQTLAPDKLNLTQTEIKQVITFLNSLTDISNK, from the coding sequence ATGAAGTTTTATTCTTTGATTGTTCTGTTTGTGTTGTTAGGTTTTGCTGTAATGTCTTTCAATCCTTCTCATAAAGGTTTTAAAAATGAAAATTCTGTGATCCATGAAGGTTTATCAGATTTTAAAACCAGACTCAGCCAATTGAAATCCGATGCTTATGGTTTTTCCGAAAACAAAATAACGCTTGAAGATTTGCGCAAAACTTTAAAGGAAACAAGAAATTCATTCAAAGAAATAGAGTTTTATGTAGCCTATCATTATCCTGAATTTACAAAAACACACCTTAACGCAGCTCCTTTATTTCATATTGAAGCGGCTGGAACAACTTCTTATACACTTCCTCCGGAAGGTCTTCAGGTTCTGGATGAACTGGTGTTTTCTGATGAAGCAGAAACCAAAAAAGAAGAAATAAAGACTATTGCCGATTTTCTTTTCAACAGTTATTCAAGTTTCTATTTAAGCTCACTGAAAAACGGTTTAAGTAAAGGAAGCAATAAAACATTGCCGTTGAGAATTGAACTCATCAGAATATATAGCCTCGGCGTGACAGGCTTTGATACGCCGGGCTCTTTAAATATTTCCGAAGAAACCCTGCATGCCTTTTCAGGAATGGAAAAGTATATTCAGGATGATCCTTATTTTAAAAATTACAACACGGAAAAAGCAGATCAGTTGTTTTCCGCAGGCATCACTTACCTTTCAGAAAATAAAGAATTTGAAACTTTCGACAGGATAGAGTTTTACAAAAAATATATTCAGCCTTTATACCGGGAACTGGGAAGCTGGGACGGAAGAACGGATGATCTGAAAGAATTTTCCGGATGGAATCCCGGAAGCAAAGATTTTTTCAGCAGCGATTTTCTTGATCCTTATTTTTATACTTTGCTGAAAAAGGATGAAGATAATGAAGCGTTAAGAAAGCTGGGCAAACAAATTTTCTATGATCAGAATGTAAGCGGCAACGGTAAAATGAGTTGTGCTACATGTCATCTTCCCGAAAATGCATTCACGGATCTTAAATCCAAGTCGCCAAGCAATGTAGACGGAAAAACAGTACTGAGGAATTCTCCTACACTTTACAACGCTGTTTTTGCCAAAAGATTTTTCTATGATTTAAGGGCTTTTTACCTCGAGCAGCAGGCCGAACATGTTATTTACAACAAGGACGAATTCAACACCAGTTATGATAATATTATTAAGAAAATAAACGCAGATCCGGAATATAAGAAAGCCTTCAAAAAAGCTTTTAAAAAAGGAAATATCAACCGGGAAAATTTTTCAAAAGCGTTGAGTTCTTACGTTGCTTCCCTCTATTCTTACGATAGTGATTTTGATAAATTTATGAGAAGTGAAAAAGAAATTTCTGACGATGCAAAAAATGGTTTCAACCTGTTTATGGGAAAAGCCAATTGCGCAACCTGCCATTTTGCACCGAACTTTTCAGGTCTTGTGCCGCCATTTTTTAATGAAAATGAATCTGAAGTATTGGGAATAACCGCAAAACCGATTGATCAAAAACCTCTTGAACTTGACGCAGATAAAGGAAGAGTAAACAGCCCGGTGAAAAAAGAGAATTCATGGATTTACGAAAATTCTTTCAAAACCGTAACCGTAAGAAATATTGCCCTAACCAAACCCTACTTTCACAACGGCGCTTTCAACAGCCTGGAAGAAGTTCTTGAGTTCTATAATGAAGGAGGTGGAGAAGGATTAGGATTAAAAATGAAAAACCAGACGCTTGCTCCGGATAAATTAAATCTCACTCAAACCGAAATCAAACAGGTTATTACTTTTCTTAATTCTTTAACGGATATCAGCAATAAATAA
- the map gene encoding type I methionyl aminopeptidase: MIQLKTIDELRLMKESARLVSRTLGMLAKEIKPGITTLYLDKLAHDFIKDHGAEPAFLGYGGFPYSLCISPNEQVVHGFPSKEEIKEGDVLSVDCGAILNGFVGDHAYTFEIGEVKPETKKLLKVAKESLYKGIEQCVRGKRIGDISHAIQSHCEKEGYGVVRELVGHGVGRQMHEDPQVPNYGRQGSGKAIKDGLTIAIEPMINLGTEKVKFHNDGWTVTTLDNQPSAHFEHDVAVINGKPVLLSTFQYIYDALGIESDEEKAFQLDF; this comes from the coding sequence ATGATTCAATTAAAAACAATAGACGAGCTTCGTCTTATGAAAGAAAGTGCCCGATTGGTTTCCAGAACATTAGGAATGCTGGCAAAAGAAATCAAACCGGGAATTACCACTTTATATTTGGATAAACTGGCACATGATTTTATTAAAGATCATGGCGCGGAGCCTGCATTTTTAGGATATGGAGGATTTCCGTATTCCCTTTGTATTTCACCAAACGAACAGGTAGTTCACGGTTTCCCCAGCAAAGAAGAAATCAAAGAAGGCGATGTGCTTTCCGTAGATTGTGGTGCTATTTTGAATGGTTTTGTGGGCGATCATGCCTACACTTTTGAAATCGGTGAAGTAAAACCGGAAACCAAAAAGCTTCTGAAAGTTGCTAAAGAATCTCTTTACAAAGGAATTGAGCAGTGTGTCAGAGGAAAAAGAATCGGAGATATTTCTCATGCCATACAATCGCACTGTGAAAAAGAGGGATATGGTGTTGTAAGAGAGCTTGTGGGACATGGTGTCGGAAGACAGATGCATGAAGATCCTCAGGTTCCCAATTACGGAAGACAGGGTAGCGGAAAAGCAATCAAAGACGGACTTACAATTGCCATTGAACCCATGATTAATCTCGGTACGGAAAAAGTAAAATTCCATAATGATGGCTGGACAGTCACTACTCTTGACAATCAGCCATCCGCACATTTTGAGCATGATGTTGCCGTGATCAACGGAAAACCCGTGTTGCTTTCCACCTTTCAGTATATTTACGATGCCCTGGGTATTGAAAGTGATGAAGAGAAAGCTTTTCAACTGGATTTTTAA
- a CDS encoding acyl-ACP desaturase, giving the protein MYQKLVRKEVMGILEKEVGSFLDKFLTPIEKIWQPSDYLPDPSSSEFKYDLEEIQTFAREMPYDLFVTLIGDCITEEALPSYESWLMGVDGVDQEQREVGWAHWVRAWTAEENRHGDLLSKYLYLCGRVNMREVEVTTQYLINDGFDLGTSMDPYRNFIYTSFQETATNISHRRVGTLAKQSGNGKLAKMCGVIAADEARHAKAYKHFVAKILEIDPSEMILAFEDMMRKKIVMPAHMMRQSGQKAGELWGHFSDAAQRCMVYTGQDYINIMKELLDEWKIEHVKGLNEKAEKAQEYLMKLPARLQKITDRISTPDLQFQFSWVKS; this is encoded by the coding sequence ATGTATCAAAAGCTTGTTAGGAAAGAAGTAATGGGAATTTTGGAAAAGGAAGTAGGCTCTTTTCTGGATAAATTTTTAACGCCAATCGAGAAGATCTGGCAACCTTCTGATTATCTTCCGGATCCTTCAAGCTCAGAATTTAAATATGATCTTGAAGAAATTCAGACGTTCGCAAGAGAAATGCCTTATGATCTTTTTGTAACCCTTATCGGAGACTGTATTACGGAAGAAGCTTTACCTTCCTACGAATCCTGGCTGATGGGCGTAGACGGTGTAGATCAGGAGCAAAGAGAAGTAGGCTGGGCACACTGGGTAAGAGCATGGACCGCTGAAGAAAACAGACACGGTGATCTTTTGAGCAAATATCTTTATCTGTGCGGAAGAGTAAATATGAGAGAAGTGGAAGTAACCACCCAATACCTGATTAATGACGGTTTTGATTTGGGAACAAGTATGGATCCGTACAGAAACTTTATCTACACAAGTTTTCAGGAAACAGCCACTAATATTTCTCACAGAAGAGTAGGGACGCTGGCAAAACAATCCGGAAACGGGAAGCTGGCTAAAATGTGTGGCGTTATTGCCGCCGATGAGGCAAGACATGCCAAAGCTTACAAGCATTTTGTGGCAAAGATCCTGGAAATAGATCCTTCGGAAATGATCCTTGCGTTTGAAGATATGATGCGCAAGAAAATTGTAATGCCTGCTCACATGATGAGACAGTCCGGACAGAAAGCCGGTGAGCTTTGGGGCCATTTCTCAGATGCAGCACAGAGATGTATGGTGTACACAGGTCAGGATTACATCAACATTATGAAAGAACTTCTTGACGAGTGGAAAATAGAACACGTTAAAGGTCTTAATGAAAAAGCCGAAAAAGCTCAGGAATACCTGATGAAGCTTCCGGCAAGACTTCAGAAAATTACGGACAGAATATCAACTCCGGATCTGCAGTTCCAGTTCAGCTGGGTAAAAAGTTAA
- a CDS encoding translation initiation factor — MDLRDQLKNLFPDHDEQDFEMPEEKFKQKEPLVCKFEKKGRNGKPVTVIEGWEGTEEELKKISKKIKTTLGIGGSEKDGTIIIQGDNRDKIMDILKEMGYKTKRVGG; from the coding sequence ATGGATTTAAGAGATCAACTGAAAAACCTTTTTCCTGATCATGATGAGCAGGATTTTGAAATGCCTGAAGAGAAATTTAAGCAGAAAGAACCTCTGGTATGTAAATTTGAGAAGAAAGGCAGAAATGGCAAGCCTGTGACCGTCATTGAGGGCTGGGAAGGTACCGAAGAAGAACTGAAGAAAATTTCAAAAAAAATAAAAACCACCTTGGGAATCGGTGGCTCTGAAAAGGATGGAACGATCATCATTCAGGGGGATAACCGTGATAAAATAATGGATATCCTTAAAGAAATGGGATATAAGACCAAAAGAGTCGGCGGATAG
- a CDS encoding BT0820 family HAD-type phosphatase, whose translation MNNKKIAVDFDGTIVDDAYPAIGKPKIFAFETLKKLQSEGYRLILWTYRHGRALDEAVEFCMKNGVEFYAVNSSFEGEVFDSENQSRKIDADWFIDDRNLGGFPGWGEIYNIIQERIEFRVEGKEVLAYSKLKKEKKKGLFW comes from the coding sequence ATGAATAATAAAAAAATTGCAGTTGACTTTGACGGAACTATTGTTGATGATGCTTATCCCGCGATTGGCAAACCGAAGATTTTTGCTTTTGAAACACTAAAAAAACTTCAGTCGGAAGGATACAGACTTATCCTTTGGACTTACCGTCACGGAAGAGCATTGGATGAAGCCGTAGAATTCTGTATGAAAAACGGTGTTGAGTTTTATGCGGTAAATTCCAGCTTTGAAGGAGAAGTTTTTGATTCCGAAAATCAATCCAGAAAAATTGATGCAGATTGGTTCATAGATGACAGAAATCTGGGAGGATTTCCGGGTTGGGGTGAAATCTACAATATTATTCAGGAGAGAATAGAATTCCGGGTTGAAGGAAAAGAAGTCCTGGCTTATTCAAAGCTTAAAAAAGAAAAGAAAAAAGGATTGTTCTGGTAG
- a CDS encoding alkaline phosphatase PhoX, protein MKRKLLTVAALAMVSGTLLNAQTFIFNKNSSWKYNDTNTALADQWKNANYDVTAWQQGNGPLGYGDPVTTQTNTGLITAYFAKDFTVNLNDLSSTMELGVMRDDGIVVYLNGEEVVRDNMPSGTIDFNTLSSTTIDGAAESVYNVFSIPKSKFVNGNNRISIELHNRGASSSDLRIDAYLKTTATVTPVPCNATHISCFTSIVPTAQTNKLIIPTEHKYQLILKEGDSYTEGGGLVGGQNDFTGYVAKNSSSTNGYLSVNHETNPGGVTMAEINYNATTKLWQLTRSRAVSFSAPSLVQTIRNCSGGVTPWGTIVTAEEQTTSNDVNADGMKDYGWLVEIDPVTAQVITQNTDGSKGKLWQMGIMNHENVVVNNAGTVAYYGEDGGTHMVYKYVMDTPNNLSSGNLYVLKLDQGLSSGDPVATTATWVQVPNKTKADQNNTSSLAQSLGGTSFNGIEDVEISPLDGKVYFTAKGLNKVYRLKDDGATASQVETFVGGLTTNYSFDTAQGTKTEAWGDGNDNLTFDELGNLWVLQDGGKNYIWVVAPDHTQANPKVKLFASMPAGSEPTGLTFTPDHKFGFFSIQHPDSTISTDVDATGNTIDYRGKSATIVVALKNNLGTAGSLGTIETQPENTITVAPNPTSGIVKINSPKGLKNIMVTAYSIDGKIVFTQKYSGLNKVLDLDFTNQLNTSRVLILNIEAEGGFQQTVKLLKK, encoded by the coding sequence ATGAAAAGAAAACTACTAACAGTTGCAGCTCTTGCAATGGTTTCGGGTACGCTGTTGAATGCCCAGACTTTTATCTTCAACAAAAATTCTTCATGGAAGTACAATGATACCAACACCGCGTTGGCAGACCAGTGGAAAAATGCAAACTATGATGTTACGGCATGGCAGCAGGGAAATGGTCCGTTAGGATACGGAGATCCTGTAACCACCCAAACCAATACAGGATTAATCACCGCCTATTTTGCGAAAGATTTCACGGTTAATTTAAATGATCTTTCCTCAACGATGGAACTGGGTGTGATGAGAGATGACGGAATTGTAGTTTACCTGAACGGGGAAGAAGTGGTAAGAGACAATATGCCTTCAGGAACAATTGATTTTAACACCTTATCTTCAACAACCATAGACGGAGCTGCAGAAAGCGTATATAACGTATTCTCTATTCCAAAATCTAAATTTGTAAACGGAAACAACAGGATTTCCATCGAATTACATAACAGAGGAGCTTCCAGTTCGGATTTAAGAATTGATGCTTATCTGAAAACAACAGCTACGGTAACTCCCGTACCTTGCAACGCAACTCATATCAGCTGCTTTACATCCATTGTTCCTACAGCACAAACGAATAAATTAATCATTCCTACAGAACATAAATATCAATTGATCCTTAAAGAAGGAGACAGCTATACAGAAGGAGGAGGATTAGTAGGAGGGCAGAATGACTTCACAGGATACGTGGCTAAAAATTCAAGCAGCACGAACGGTTACCTTTCCGTAAACCACGAAACCAATCCTGGAGGTGTTACAATGGCGGAAATCAATTATAACGCAACAACCAAATTGTGGCAGCTTACAAGATCAAGAGCCGTAAGTTTCTCTGCACCAAGCCTGGTTCAGACCATCAGAAACTGTTCAGGAGGTGTTACTCCTTGGGGTACCATCGTTACAGCGGAAGAACAGACGACTTCCAATGACGTTAATGCAGACGGAATGAAGGATTATGGCTGGCTGGTAGAAATTGATCCGGTTACTGCACAGGTAATTACTCAGAATACGGACGGTTCTAAAGGAAAACTTTGGCAGATGGGAATCATGAACCACGAAAATGTGGTGGTGAACAATGCCGGAACGGTGGCTTATTATGGTGAAGATGGCGGAACGCATATGGTGTACAAATATGTAATGGATACGCCGAATAACCTTTCCTCAGGAAATCTTTATGTATTGAAATTAGATCAGGGATTAAGCAGCGGGGATCCTGTAGCGACAACTGCAACCTGGGTTCAGGTGCCTAATAAAACAAAAGCAGATCAGAACAATACGTCATCTTTGGCGCAATCGCTTGGTGGAACTTCTTTCAATGGAATAGAAGACGTGGAAATCAGTCCGCTTGATGGCAAAGTATATTTTACAGCAAAGGGATTGAATAAAGTATACCGGTTAAAAGACGACGGAGCAACCGCTTCTCAGGTGGAAACTTTCGTGGGAGGTCTTACGACTAACTATTCTTTCGACACGGCACAGGGAACAAAAACTGAAGCCTGGGGAGACGGGAACGACAACCTTACTTTTGATGAGCTTGGGAACCTGTGGGTTCTTCAGGATGGTGGGAAAAATTATATCTGGGTAGTGGCTCCGGATCATACGCAGGCAAATCCTAAAGTGAAATTATTTGCATCCATGCCGGCAGGATCAGAACCGACCGGACTTACTTTCACGCCAGATCACAAATTCGGATTCTTCTCTATCCAGCATCCGGATTCTACTATTTCTACAGATGTTGACGCTACCGGAAATACGATTGACTACAGAGGGAAATCTGCAACAATAGTAGTAGCCCTGAAAAACAATCTGGGTACGGCAGGTTCTCTTGGAACCATCGAAACACAGCCGGAAAACACAATAACCGTTGCTCCGAACCCTACTTCAGGAATCGTAAAAATCAATTCTCCGAAAGGACTGAAAAACATTATGGTAACAGCTTACAGTATTGATGGTAAAATTGTTTTCACCCAGAAATATTCAGGATTAAACAAAGTTTTAGACCTTGATTTTACCAATCAGCTTAATACTTCAAGAGTTTTAATTCTGAACATTGAAGCGGAAGGAGGATTCCAGCAGACCGTAAAATTGCTGAAAAAATAA
- the gpmI gene encoding 2,3-bisphosphoglycerate-independent phosphoglycerate mutase yields MSKKAILAILDGWGLGMNPDVSAIDKANTPFIDNCLKNFPHTTLEASGLAVGLPAGQMGNSEVGHMNLGAGRVVYQNLVKLNMAVENGSLGQQKVIQDAFEYAKRENKKVHFIGLVSDGGVHSHINHLKGLLTAAHEFGLRENVFVHAFTDGRDCDPHSGKGFIEDLQEHMIKTVGKLASVVGRYYAMDRDKRWERVKIAYDAMVEGVGAQTTNALLEIQKSYDENITDEFMKPIIMIDSTAIGNVVPVAKITDHDVVICFNFRTDRGREITEVLTQHDNPEYFMRKLPLYYVTLTNYDKTFQNVHVVFDEEVLHETMGEILERNHKTQIRIAETEKYPHVTFFFSGGREEPFNGEKRLLCPSPKDVPTYDLKPEMSAYDITNAILPELENETADFICLNFANTDMVGHTGVFSAAVKAAETVDQCIEKVATTAYEHGYAVFILADHGNSDVMINPDGSPNTQHSTNLVPFIVMDKDHTWNLKPGKLGDVAPTILKVMGVEIPQIMTGDILVS; encoded by the coding sequence ATGTCGAAAAAAGCAATATTAGCAATCCTTGACGGATGGGGATTGGGAATGAATCCTGATGTTTCAGCCATTGATAAAGCCAATACACCATTTATAGATAACTGCCTTAAAAACTTTCCGCATACAACCCTCGAAGCAAGCGGCCTGGCGGTAGGATTACCGGCGGGACAAATGGGGAATTCCGAAGTAGGACATATGAATCTGGGTGCGGGAAGAGTGGTATATCAGAATCTGGTAAAGCTGAATATGGCGGTGGAAAATGGTTCTCTAGGCCAGCAGAAAGTTATTCAGGATGCATTTGAATATGCTAAAAGAGAAAATAAGAAAGTACACTTTATCGGTCTGGTTTCAGATGGAGGTGTGCATTCCCATATCAATCACCTTAAAGGACTTCTTACGGCGGCACACGAATTTGGACTACGTGAAAACGTATTTGTTCATGCTTTCACAGATGGGCGCGACTGCGATCCGCATTCCGGAAAAGGTTTTATTGAAGATCTTCAGGAACATATGATAAAAACGGTAGGCAAGCTTGCTTCTGTTGTAGGAAGATATTACGCGATGGACAGAGATAAACGATGGGAACGTGTAAAAATTGCTTACGATGCAATGGTGGAAGGAGTAGGAGCGCAGACAACCAATGCTTTGCTGGAAATTCAAAAATCCTACGACGAAAATATTACCGACGAATTCATGAAACCGATTATCATGATTGATTCCACCGCAATTGGAAATGTGGTTCCGGTGGCTAAAATCACAGATCATGATGTTGTTATTTGTTTCAATTTCCGTACAGACAGAGGCCGTGAAATCACAGAAGTGCTTACACAGCATGATAACCCGGAATATTTCATGAGAAAGCTGCCATTGTATTATGTGACACTTACGAATTATGATAAAACCTTCCAAAACGTACACGTGGTTTTCGATGAAGAAGTATTGCATGAAACGATGGGTGAAATCCTGGAAAGAAATCATAAAACACAGATCAGGATTGCAGAGACTGAGAAATACCCTCACGTAACATTCTTCTTTTCAGGAGGAAGGGAAGAACCTTTTAACGGAGAAAAAAGACTGCTTTGCCCGAGTCCTAAAGATGTTCCTACTTACGATCTTAAACCGGAAATGTCAGCCTACGATATTACCAATGCCATTCTTCCGGAACTTGAAAATGAGACTGCGGATTTTATATGTTTAAATTTTGCCAATACCGATATGGTAGGTCATACAGGTGTATTTTCAGCGGCTGTAAAAGCAGCGGAAACAGTGGATCAATGTATTGAAAAAGTAGCGACTACAGCGTATGAGCATGGCTATGCAGTTTTCATTCTTGCCGACCACGGGAATTCAGATGTTATGATTAACCCGGACGGATCACCAAACACGCAGCATTCAACCAATCTGGTTCCTTTTATCGTGATGGATAAAGACCATACCTGGAATCTGAAACCTGGCAAGCTTGGTGATGTGGCGCCTACCATTTTAAAAGTAATGGGTGTGGAAATACCACAAATAATGACCGGAGATATATTAGTAAGCTAA
- a CDS encoding nucleoside phosphorylase — MLNKLAASELVLNEDGSVYHLNLLPEDIAEKIILVGDPDRVAKVSKYFDTVEIRKNKREFYTHTGTLRGERITVMSTGIGTENIDIVMNELDALVNIDLKQKEFKTEHTSLKLFRMGTCGSVNPDVQVDNMLVTQNVVGLDGLMHFYQDYHFENEFSRNFYEKFPYENIKPMLYFSEWSEELGELYKDAKYHGNTATFPGFYAPQGRQLRLKALDDQFLETLNDLGITNFEMETSAIYAFSKLLGHQAITVNNVIANRRRGEFSSDHHASEKNLIEWVLERIIK, encoded by the coding sequence ATGCTCAATAAACTTGCTGCTTCAGAACTTGTTCTGAACGAAGACGGAAGTGTCTATCATCTGAATCTTTTACCTGAAGATATTGCTGAAAAGATTATTCTCGTTGGGGATCCCGATCGTGTTGCCAAAGTTTCAAAATATTTCGACACGGTGGAAATCCGCAAAAATAAAAGGGAATTTTATACCCATACCGGAACACTTCGTGGTGAAAGAATCACTGTAATGTCAACAGGAATCGGGACGGAGAATATTGATATCGTAATGAATGAGCTGGATGCTTTGGTGAACATTGACCTTAAACAAAAGGAATTCAAAACCGAACATACTTCTCTGAAGCTTTTCAGAATGGGAACCTGCGGAAGTGTAAATCCTGATGTTCAGGTGGATAATATGCTGGTAACACAAAATGTGGTTGGATTAGACGGTTTAATGCATTTTTACCAGGATTACCATTTTGAAAACGAATTTTCCAGAAACTTTTATGAAAAATTCCCGTATGAAAATATAAAACCGATGCTTTATTTTTCAGAATGGTCAGAAGAACTGGGTGAATTATATAAAGACGCGAAATACCACGGAAATACAGCGACATTTCCCGGCTTTTATGCACCTCAGGGCAGACAGCTTCGTTTAAAAGCTCTGGATGATCAATTCCTTGAAACATTGAATGATCTGGGCATCACGAATTTTGAAATGGAAACTTCCGCAATTTATGCGTTTTCAAAATTATTAGGGCATCAAGCCATTACCGTAAATAATGTCATTGCCAACAGAAGACGCGGCGAGTTTTCATCAGATCATCACGCTTCCGAAAAGAACCTCATTGAATGGGTTTTGGAAAGAATTATCAAATAA